The genome window GGTGTCCTGCCAGCCATGTGTTCTAGCACAAGCCTGTTTTTTTCTGCCCTCAGGGCATGGGCTGGATGTGGTTCACTGTGGGCCATGGCAGCGGATCATAGGGCTGAGCGACGCAGGCAGGCATCTTCCGCGTACGAAGCAGCCTTCTCTTGCGTCAAGCtgatggtccatctagttcagtactgtctgcacccaggatggggagcctgcggccctccagatgttgctgggctacagcgcCTTTGatcgctgaccattggccatgcttgctggggatgatggagttgggagtccagaaacatctggaaggtcaaaggcTCCCCACGACTGCTCttgtcctccaggtgttttggactacaatgggAGTTACAGTCGAAAACCTCTGGAGGATACCTGTTTGGATCCTACACAGCTGGGTGCTCTGTTTGGGAAGACTTCCCATAGGGTAAGAGGTGTAGAATTGGAGGGGGGCCCATTTAGTGCACATGTAGGTGAAATGACAGGGTTTAGAGAAGTAGGACAAATAAATTGCTGGGACGTGAGGGAATGATCTTCAGGTTGACAAAGGAAGAGAATAGGATGTGCAGTGGTTGGTGTGAGCTTCTGATTTCCTCTTCTCTTCCAGAACCGCAGGCCCTGAAAGTGAACGCCAAGTCTCCTTCGCCCACGGCCCTGTCTTCCCCGCCCACCACGGAGTCCCCCAAGCCAGCTCGTCCCCGCCGCCCACGGCCTCCAGCTGTGTTGCCCTCTGAGCGCCCCTATCAGTGCAAAGACTGTGGCAAGCGCTTTGTGTACCGCTCCAAGCTGGCCACACACCAATGGACCCACTGCGCCGAGCGCCCATACAAATGCCCCGATTGCCCCAAGAGCTTCAGTTACCCGTCCAAACTGGCCGCCCACCGCCGCACGCACACCGGCGAGCGCCCTTACCCCTGCACTCTCTGCCCCAAGCGCTTTGGACACCGCTCCAAGCTGGCTGCCCACCAATGGATCCACACGCCGGAGCGCCCCTACAAATGCGCCGATTGCCCCAAGAGCTTCTGCTACCCTTCCAAGTTGGCAGCCCACCGCCGCACGCACACAGGGCAACGTCCGTACCCCTGCAACCGCTGCGGGAAGAGCTTTTGTTATCCATCCAAGTTGGCTGCCCATCAGCAGATCCACGTGGCAGCTGCGGCGGGGCGCCCCTACCCGTGCATGCGCTGCAGCAAGAGCTTCCGCCAGCTCCGCAACCTGACACTTCACCAGCGGGTGCACGAGGATGGGGAAGTGGGGGATGACTTATCCCAAAACAAGGGCCACAGCAATGGAGAGAGGCCCTAAGGCTGAGCTCACAAGAGTCCGGACAACATGGGGGCAAAGGGAGGAAATTAGCTAATTTGGATACTTGGTGAGTGCAGTGGAATCATTGTAAATAATAAGGGAGGGATGTTTGGATTACACAAAGATGCCCTTTGATGACCCATGGTTTCACAGCACTTGTGCTTAGGGTCTTGCCACGGCTTTCCGCTCTGCCAAGTTgatcaccaccaccccatagCCCAAGCTGTTTATaccatgctaaaaaaaaaaaaaagccaaaatgtGTGGTAAGAGAAGCCCAGTTCCACACTAAGCAATGGCATATTCTGCAACCCTAACAAGTTCTGCAAAGTTGTGCATCGGTGAGCCGTGAACCTAGAGTGCCATGGTCTGCTGCCTCACCACTGCACAGataccacaaacaaacaaaccacccaAGCAAACCAAACCTCTGATTGCCAGTTTCAAAAGAAGCTCACATAACATCATGGAAAGTGAATGGATATGCACAAATCTTTCGTAGCCTCACGGAAAGCAGAAGTTTGCATTTTCTTTGTATGGAGGGGAAAAACCCCAACCATTGCCAAGGCTGTATGTTTTCTGTGCTCAGCTGATGCATGCTTGCATTGAAATGTAGAAATCATCATCCCTACAACTGAAGGCTCCACTTAAATTAGAATCTGCAAATCTGCTGTTTCTGGGATGTACACTGGTTGTATACTGTGGCCTAGCAAACCCTGTTTTTGCATCCAAGCTGTGGcttaaaagaaagggggggggaggtttctCACACACACTGGCATACCACAGTCTCAAGCTGGCATCATGGGTGCAGTTTAAGAAAACACGTTTCTAGGCCTTATGAAGCCAGAGATAAGTCTGAAACCATGGTTGCAATTCCTGTGAAATAGTCAAAAGGGGGCAGCTTAAGTTGGAAGAATCAGCAAGTTGGGGGAAGGGTTGTGCACTCTGTACAGTTGTGGGCCCTCCCACTGAGAAGCAGTAGAATAATTTTGCAAATGTGTGCTTTGTATTCAGGCTGCCAATTGTTTTactgccttttttttgttttgttttttttgcttttCTTGGCCTAGAATCTGACCCGAGCCAGCTACTGTTGCGGGCAGCTAGTCGCACATAAAAATTGGTGGGACCGGAAAATTGTTCCTAATTGCATCAAGAGATGGCCCTGGCCACTTTGACAGAGGAGCCTGCCTGTGGCTGAAAGCTGCTTATGCACACAGGTTTCTGTTTCTGGATGAGGATGTACTAATTTTGTTTTTCATCATGTGGTATACACAACTTTTTACAGCCTGAttcctttgcttctgctgtgtggCCATTTCACCACATATGCCTAGAGAGGCAGAACCACCCTCCTGTCCTGTCCTATCTCCTCACCCCAGTCTTCTGGGGTTACTATCTTGGTTGAAATGTTGGATTTCTCTTGACACACACCAGTCCTGTCTCCATTTTCTAGACACAAGTCTACCTTCTACCTATATTTTTGGATGAATTCTGTACAAACGCTTCCTTCCTTGTGACATTTGCCAAAGTACCTTTTACCTCCCCCCCCCTAAACAAAATTGATTCCCCACTCTTTGGGGTAAGCATTTGTTCAGAttgttgcggggggggggttgaTTGATCCATGGTCTGTTTGTAGTCGATACTAAAAATAGAACTCTGCTGGGAGcctggagggtttttttgtcttatttttcttgaaaaaaattaataaaacataTGAAAGCTAACAGATTTGAGGTTCAGCTGAACTTGGAATATAGGATAAATGTAGTCTTTAGACAAAACCTGCAGAGGATGGGTCTAGCACCAGTTTGCAACTGCTATGGTTGGAGGCAGCCTACTTCTGTGTATCAGATGATGGGAATAGGGGAAGGTACATATTTCTGTAAGTTTCCAAAGCATTTGGCTGCTGGAAACAGGCGGCTAGATGAATTGGACGTCAGCAGATCCAAAAAGGCAGTTCTTAACAATCATTGCTGGTGTGTATCAAAGTACTTGTGCCTAAATATTCCAAATTCactaagtatttttttttaaaaaaaaaaccttagagTCTAATAAGATCTCTATTCCTCATGGTGAATGAGACAGATAATTGACAAATCAGCTATCCCAGGGGTTCTAAACTGGGCCATGGAGCACTGGtctgagctttattcaggtggtctacGGCCTGTCTGCttaaagcagggggttggactcaatggccttcaaggcgtcttccaactctactgttctatgattctataaaatatcttttatttcttactttGCATTACAATTTATCACATTACAGCTTGCATGCCACTGGGCAGCATATAGTGCCctccattacaattgctataagaGGCAGAAAAGACAAACCATTAAGCAGTCCAACAAGGCCATCAGCAATTTGCAAGTGGTCCAGGGGATGGGTGGGGGAGTTTGGGAATGACTGATCTAAACACTCGTTAGCCCTAGGAGTCCTTGCCTCTTAC of Rhineura floridana isolate rRhiFlo1 chromosome 15, rRhiFlo1.hap2, whole genome shotgun sequence contains these proteins:
- the ZNF575 gene encoding zinc finger protein 575 isoform X2, whose product is MLERGEQPCMSNSKNGVASNPLNSSIGEPQALKVNAKSPSPTALSSPPTTESPKPARPRRPRPPAVLPSERPYQCKDCGKRFVYRSKLATHQWTHCAERPYKCPDCPKSFSYPSKLAAHRRTHTGERPYPCTLCPKRFGHRSKLAAHQWIHTPERPYKCADCPKSFCYPSKLAAHRRTHTGQRPYPCNRCGKSFCYPSKLAAHQQIHVAAAAGRPYPCMRCSKSFRQLRNLTLHQRVHEDGEVGDDLSQNKGHSNGERP
- the ZNF575 gene encoding zinc finger protein 575 isoform X1, with amino-acid sequence MTRRDRLMKGKPQRQPEAGGGSRVGYILARPSLVLMLERGEQPCMSNSKNGVASNPLNSSIGEPQALKVNAKSPSPTALSSPPTTESPKPARPRRPRPPAVLPSERPYQCKDCGKRFVYRSKLATHQWTHCAERPYKCPDCPKSFSYPSKLAAHRRTHTGERPYPCTLCPKRFGHRSKLAAHQWIHTPERPYKCADCPKSFCYPSKLAAHRRTHTGQRPYPCNRCGKSFCYPSKLAAHQQIHVAAAAGRPYPCMRCSKSFRQLRNLTLHQRVHEDGEVGDDLSQNKGHSNGERP